AAGCAAAAAAATTCACTTCAAAAAACATTAATGAAATTGAACAATTCAGAATACAGTTCTTGGGAAAAAAAGGAGAAATAACACAATTATTCACCGAATTTAAAAATATTCCTAAAGAACAGAAAAAAGATTTTGGACAGAAATTAAATGAATTAAAAAATACGGTTCAGAATAAAATCAAAGAATTAAAAACATCTCTTGAGGGAGCAGATCTATCTCAATCAGAAACTGACCTTACTATGCCTGGAGATGCTATCCCAACAGGTTCAAGGCATCCAATTTCAAAAGTAAGAAATGAAATTATTGAAATCTTTACAAGATTAGGATATGTTGTTTCAGAAGGTCCTGAAATAGAAGACGACTGGCATGTTTTTTCTGCACTGAATTTTCCAAAAGAACATCCCGCCAGGGATATGCAGGATACGTTTTTTATTGAAAAAGACCCAGATATTATGCTTCGTACCCACACATCTTCTGTACAGGTACGTGTAATGGAAAAACAAAAACCACCTATCAGAACTATTTCTCCGGGAAGGGTTTTCAGAAATGAAGCTATATCGGCGCGAGCACATTGTATTTTTCATCAAATTGAAGGATTATATATTGACACAAATGTTTCATTTGCCGACCTGAAACAAACTCTGCTTTATTTTGCAAAAGAAATGTTCGGTGAAGAAACGCAAATCAGGTTAAGACCTTCGTTTTTCCCATTTACAGAACCATCGGGAGAAATGGATATTACTTGTAAAATCTGCAGAGGAAAAGGTTGTAATGTCTGTAAATATACAGGTTGGCTTGAAATTCTTGGTTGTGGTATGGTTGACCCGGATGTTCTAAAAATGTGTAATATTGACAGTCAAAAATATACGGGTTTTGCATTTGGAATGGGTATTGAACGAATTGCAATGTTAAAATACGAAATTAAAGACCTTCGATTATATTTCGAAAATGATATCCGGTTCTTAAATCAGTTTAAATCAGTATTTTAATGTTTTTTACGAATAAATGCTTGAGTCCACTTTAAAAAAACAATTATTGAAAATAATTGCCACAGATTCACAGATTTTTAAAAAATTAAATTTGTGAATCTGTGGCTTTTTTGATTTTTATGACCTCCCAAAGTAAACTCATTCTTTGAAAAATTGAAACAAACTTTTCAGACTCTAACTTTCAAAAACCTTTATCTCAGAACTCATTTCAACAGCTTTACTATAGACTGCACTAACCCCACAATATCTGTTTTCGGAAAGATCAACGGCTTTTTTTAATTTTTCCACGGGAAGGTCTTTTCCTGTAAATTCATAAATAATGTGCATTTTATAATAATGTTTAGGGTGTTCTTCGGTAAGTTCTGTTTCAATTTTTACATTAAACTTTTCTAATTTAACCCTCATTTTTT
The sequence above is a segment of the Bacteroidales bacterium genome. Coding sequences within it:
- the pheS gene encoding phenylalanine--tRNA ligase subunit alpha, which produces MLDKITLLINEAKKFTSKNINEIEQFRIQFLGKKGEITQLFTEFKNIPKEQKKDFGQKLNELKNTVQNKIKELKTSLEGADLSQSETDLTMPGDAIPTGSRHPISKVRNEIIEIFTRLGYVVSEGPEIEDDWHVFSALNFPKEHPARDMQDTFFIEKDPDIMLRTHTSSVQVRVMEKQKPPIRTISPGRVFRNEAISARAHCIFHQIEGLYIDTNVSFADLKQTLLYFAKEMFGEETQIRLRPSFFPFTEPSGEMDITCKICRGKGCNVCKYTGWLEILGCGMVDPDVLKMCNIDSQKYTGFAFGMGIERIAMLKYEIKDLRLYFENDIRFLNQFKSVF
- a CDS encoding OsmC family protein, producing MKSSLDITWLQNMSFETEINGHKLIIDADSSVGGENKGPRPKPLMLAALGGCTGMDVVSILKKMRVKLEKFNVKIETELTEEHPKHYYKMHIIYEFTGKDLPVEKLKKAVDLSENRYCGVSAVYSKAVEMSSEIKVFES